AAAACTTTTCGCCGACCACGGAACTAGGAAAATTTCTAATGAGGGGAACTAGTAAGAATGGCCCTAAGGAAAATTTCTAGGCTACAACGGTTTATACGTatgagaaaaatcataaaaatggaGACAATAAGGTTTGTGTGCCGTTGGGTACATCACACATTTAGGCATGGAGATGGAGGTAGtacctctttctctttttgttttttgaagGAAAGGTAGTACCTTTTTCACGACCATGTCTGAAACTATTTTTCATTAAGATATAATGATTTGTGTGCTACCCTTTTTCTGGTTAAAACGAGAAGAAACAACCTAAGATACAATAGCACATAACATAAGACCCTATCTGCAGCGTTAGAGCTTTATATGCCGAACCGTATCTAAAGATCTTGAATACAAGGATCTGAGTAGTTGGTGAACTGGGCCACTGTTGAGTTATTGCCAAACAGTGCCTCCCTACCAGACTGAACTAAAAGTGTACAGCTACTTCATTTTTATTTCTTGTCTAGTACCATCTATGTGCCACACATCCAACCCCAAATACATCACTTCACTAAACTTTGTCACTAAATGAAATGTGTACATCCAGTGAACTGATCTCTTATTGTCATCATGCTAAACCCCTACAGAGCTTGCAATTACAGTCCAGTCATCTTAGAGTGTATAACCGTCAAGCTGTGTCGTCTCTgtcacaggatttggaaagatCTGACCACCGGACCAGTGCTGGCTCCTGGGCCTGCCACACACTTGGGAGCCTTCGCCAATAGGCCCCATGTACTGAGTGAGTGGCCCACGGTTTCGCTGCTTCGAGCTAGAGGAATAGAACTATAAACTATTGCCACGCTGCTAATTGATCGAGTGGGTTTTctaataaataaattaattaaaatttaataGTTTTTAAAAAATGAATCAAATGATCCACTGGAGCTGTGTAGTGCAAACTGTCACACCTTTGTGGCCATGGGTGGTGATTGATCACGACATGACAAAGTAGACGAGATGACAGGATAGATTCATGTGGCCTCGTAGAAAACACGTCGTGAAAGCGGGTTTCATTTCCTAGTACTCTCTTTCTAGTTCATCTGTCTTCATTTGCTTACTTTTTCTCTCACTAACTCATGAGGCCCACTAGCCATAGAGCAAGCCCACATAGAAGGAAAAACTTGTGTTTGCCTAGGTATTTTTTATTCAACCCCCTACATACAAACTTTTGAATCAAATCTAAGTTTCaccattttcttcttcctccactctCTCCCTAGCACTCCACCCATTTCAACGCCAAATCACCACGTTGTCAACCCCCTCCCTCCAGGATCCGTCTCCGACGGATCCCCTCTGTGAGCTAAGCCATCTTCGACTGGTGGTAGGTTGCCCCCCTACCCTCCCGTCCCAACTCTATGCACCGGCCGTCCTCCGCCATCTATACTTAGCAGCATCCTTGCCGCTTCACCGCCCTATACCTACCGTCACCACATCCAAGTAGGCCTACAGTCGTTGATTTCTGCAAACCACCCAAAACCTAATCCTAATCTCGTTCGCAGAAATCAACcgagatggagaagatgggtccAAGCTCCCCGAAGATGGGGAAGATGATATCGGATCTCGTCAAGGATAAAGAATCACGAGTCGGAGAGGGgaggaaaaattttgggaaataTACAGGTATTATATATTATTTTCTCATTTTTTGTCCAAATAGGTAGTCGAATGACGAATGGATTGCGGCTAGCTTTGAAAATACACTCTCTGTTCACTGTACATGTCTAGTGCGAGAGTTAAAAGTAATTTTTTCCCCTCGTAGATTTCTCTTTAGTTTGTTGAAGTGTGACTTCAATAATCATCTAGCTATGCACAAAGTGTGATTCAAATAGTTTAAAACTAACAATTGCCGAACAGTTGGAGGCCATGGCTATTTTAGGTGTATCATAATAGTATATATGTTATCTATTTCCAAAAAACATGTGATTTTCCTGCTCAAGCAAAGCACAAAGCTGTACTAAATTGAACAACGGACATCCATACCAGGGGCCTAGAATTTCAAACATGGGTATTGAAAATATTTAAGAGCAATTTTTTGACAGCCTAAATCTAATTTTTGGCATGTGTAATTGATTGTAGCATCAATTAATGCTAATTATACACTAATTGTATCTAGTTTTTTCTTCTAACTTATGCAACTGATATTTTTAGACCGACATACAACAAGTGAAAAAGCATAACAAAATTTTGGTGGGAAGGTCcggaggggtggtggtgggctGCATCATTTTCGAACCTCTGTCATGCTGCTTTGCTGTTCAtttttcattctttttcttcatataCTTGAAAATTACTACATATATAAAATTTTTAGTAAAATATAATGGGTATTCAAGTGAATACCCTTGCTCCCACTTGGGCCCACCCCTGATCCATACCATGACTTTATGCAAATGTATCCTTTTCTAATGTTATACATACCATAAAAGTGATGATAAGGCACATGTTATCAGATTTGTAGGCCCTAATGTCGCATTGCTTTTGGTCTCTTGAGTGCATCCTTCTATTTTGGTTTACATCATGAGATGACATTTGATGGCACAGTAGCCCAGTAATATTAAACATGTTATTCCACACCATCACCAGAAAAGGCCTAACTTTGCTACTGGTCCATGAGTGCACACCTATTGGCTATGGCTACTTTGTGACATCTTTTGTGAGTGCTCAAGCAAAGATCTCCAATGATTGGCGTCTCTGAGCCAATCCAGAATTCATTTATTCTGGTTCTAGCTCCCTCTAAGTTCCCAACAAGAATTTCTTGGACGGTTTTGCTATGACTTGCCCACTTGGCAAGTCCTCTGAGTGGGTTGTGCCGTCAAGCCCATGTTTTCCGAGGTGTGCATTAACATTGGGTCCTTGCTCTGTCCTGAAATTGAATTGTGAGCACAGAGATTTTCAGTAGCAACCTTGCTACTTCAGTTGATTCTTTCGGAATTTTAGATACTCTCTATATGGAAAATGGATATGTTTTGCATGACTTCCAAAAGATCTCACACTCTCACCTGTGCTGGCAACAGTACATCTTCAGAATCTTATCTCACCAAGATGGCAACATCAAGGTAAAACAATGCAGAGTCAGCCAAAACAATCTGTTACCCAAGGCCATTTCACTCAGACATCTTTTCCTCTCTGTGGAAAGCACTGCTGAACACCTCTTTCAGTCTTCTTTACTCTTTCCCCAGAAGGCCAGAGGAGCATAGGACACACACTGACAGGGAGCAGGCAGATCAGATTCCATCTTTCCAAGCAACATCACATCTTCTGCAGAAAGGCATCAGAATGCATACCATCTGGGCTCTTTCTCCCCCCCTCCAAAACCACTCAAATAATCCTGATCTACATGTTCATGGATTCCAGGCAGCCTCCCTTTGCTTTCCAATCACCCCAGCCATGCAGCACCAATGCCCTTTCCTCAAAATGTACTGGCTGTTTGGTCCAACCAGCAACATCCTTTATTCACAGCTTCTGTTAGGCAGGCCAGACCCATGAACATTCTTTAAGGTGCATTCTACAACACACACAGCGCCTTCCCCCCTGAACTTTTGAGTGCATAGATCCTCTGCATAACATGTGGTCATTTGAAGCATCAAGGCCCTCAGTGCCTGTCATTTTGGCTCAACAGTGTGCACTAATCACTAGACAATTATTGCCTTGTCATCCATGTCTTCAAAGTTGAAACTCCAGGAAGCCATATCTTCAACAGACAATCCAATTTCAGGTTGGTAGATGAGGATGTTGCACCATCCATGACAGTGAGGCATCCATGACCACTCTCATACCATAGCTGCTACTGCTAGCTAGCAGTACACACCAAGTGTTCCACATATaaacatacacacatatatatagatacAAAAGAGCTAGGGAGGAGTAGTACACATACATCAACACCACACATATATACACCTTAAAGATTTGCAGGTTTGCAAGAAAacatggatgacttcacttTCCCCACTCTCCACAATGCAGGAGGGCACTGCAAGCAGCTTCTTCCATCAGCGTTCCCTCACCACCAGCTCGGCCTCGGCGGCTCCCCTCCGCCGTggttcctcgccgccgccggtggggaGGAGGATGAAAACGAGGAGAAGATGGACATGCTGTGGGAGGACTTCAACGAGGAGCTCgccagcgcgccgccgctgtgcccGCTGAGCCCTCTGATCAACAAGGGAGGGCTGGCGATGAAGGAGGAGGCGGCCTGGCGCGACGACGAGCTGATCGTCGTCGATCTGGAGAAGCGCATCAAGCACCTCCAACATCCACAGGACGGCAGGGTggtccggcgccggcggtggagccTGGTGCTGATGCTCAGGCTGCTCAAGAAGCTGTTCCTGGTCAAGAAAACCAGGAACCCGAGAACTGCACCGATTTGATCCTCATCAGATTGGGCTTAGGCTGTTACCTCCAAGAACATCAATGGCGAGTTATATAAAATATACAGATTATGTTTTGATTAATCGATAGTGTGCGTGACATTGATCTGTACAAGTTTGTACTTGTTTGTGCTCTCACAAGGCAAATAGCCCTGTGTTCTTTTTTGCTCAAAAGTGTGTTTCTTATCATCAGTATAAATATAAACCTAACTGCCTGTTAGACTTTGCATTTTGGTATACATTATTTGTTATTACCATCAAATTCTGCATGTGGTTATCAGATAATTGCCCCCatgacagtttttttttcttgagattCAAGTTGCAGCATCTGGTCATCAACCAGAGCAAGTTCACTTAAAATCATGCAATGCATATTTGACTGGgtaaataaaagaagaaatgtTTGTCAACTTAATTTATTGGCATTTGATATGTTGGAATTAGTTGGCATACTAGATACTGTTCTGAGTTCTACTCCTACCATGTACTTGCCAACAACCTCGTAGATGTAGCTTCCTTTGCCATCAAGAACCTACCGAAATGAACGGGCCATTAACTGCAGATGAGCCAAAGTGTCTGGTGGCTGCACCAGCATCTGTATGCGAGGCAAAAAAATCGGATGCCCCAAAGTCCCCAAGCTCATAAACACTGCCCTAAACGTTGTAACCAACAAGAAGCTGCAATCAGAGTATCACCTTTCAGCATTAGTGATCTAAGTGCCTTACCTTATCCATCACATGTCTTAATCTGGCTCTCCTAATCACACCATAAAGAATGTACAGTTGTAGTACTTGTGCACTCACTTCTCCGGCTTCTAGAGGTTCTTTTTACTTTGGGAAGGTACCATTTGTCTGTACTAATTCTACAAAGAGATACCGAAATTAACTCTAGCAGTCTAGCTGACATGGTAGTACCTCTCTGCACCTCCCAGGGACAGTAAAAAATGCTCGTTGAGAAAGGACAAACACAAGATCAGATAGAAGGAAGGCTCTAACTAACTGTAACACCTAAAAGGCAGCCTCCATTCACGTGTCTCTCATTCTGATGTTCTTCTTCTGCAGACTGAATCATTGAGCAATAATTAGGCCTC
This genomic interval from Panicum virgatum strain AP13 chromosome 8K, P.virgatum_v5, whole genome shotgun sequence contains the following:
- the LOC120643880 gene encoding uncharacterized protein LOC120643880 isoform X1 encodes the protein MEKMGPSSPKMGKMISDLVKDKESRVGEGRKNFGKYTGGHCKQLLPSAFPHHQLGLGGSPPPWFLAAAGGEEDENEEKMDMLWEDFNEELASAPPLCPLSPLINKGGLAMKEEAAWRDDELIVVDLEKRIKHLQHPQDGRVVRRRRWSLVLMLRLLKKLFLVKKTRNPRTAPI
- the LOC120643880 gene encoding uncharacterized protein LOC120643880 isoform X2, whose translation is MSSKLKLQEAISSTDNPISGGHCKQLLPSAFPHHQLGLGGSPPPWFLAAAGGEEDENEEKMDMLWEDFNEELASAPPLCPLSPLINKGGLAMKEEAAWRDDELIVVDLEKRIKHLQHPQDGRVVRRRRWSLVLMLRLLKKLFLVKKTRNPRTAPI